The Blautia pseudococcoides genome segment AATGTACCCACTTTTTGAACCTCATACAATCCCCTGCATTTAAAAACTACAATATCGCCTTCCTGTATCATACGGCACGCTCCTTCCAAAACCAAAAAGCCCCGGCTCACCGAAAAGGGCAAGACAAGGCTTATCACTGCGACTTCCTACTGTCTTAGTATAACACCTTTCAGAAATTATTGTAAGTACTATTTTAATGTATGGACAATTTTCAGCAATTCTCCCAATAGAAAGGCAGTTTTAGCTTGTACAAATCACACATATTCCCCCCGATACAGCGTTGTGAGTATTTCCACACAGCGTTCCGGCCCCAGTTCCCCGCTGTCCAAGCCGGAAATAAACGTTTATCTCAACTGAAAAATGGCTGCATCACAGGGCGGGATGACCTCCTTGTGACCATAAAGCACTTGCTTGATCCCTGCGCATGGTACGCACGATCCACCCGCACACCCACAAAGTCCTCAAATAAGGTCAGGATACCGTTGCCCATCGAAACATATAGAGTTGCTCCATCATTTCTATACTCTTCACTCTCCGGCTGATAAAGACAGGGTTTTATCTGTGGTACAGCCTGTTGTAATATGCCAGAGAATAGTGATACAACTCGTCTCTGGCAATCTCTTCTTTTACAGGGTCCGGGGATTCTGTCATGATCCACGCCATCATTCTGCCGTTCTCACCAAAGTGGTCCACATAGTCACGGACCGCCGCTCGGATCTGCTTTTCCTCCCAGTCAGCGCCAATATTGATAGGGAAGCAGAAGGTCATCTGTTTTCCATAGGTATTGTGCAGAAAATCCGGGTCATTGGCATTTGCCTGGGGTGTCCACATATCAATCCCCATCTCCAGCATTTCCGGCACGTACTGCATATTGCGTCCGCAGGAATGCAGTTCTATGAATCTGCCCTGGTCCTTCACAAATTTCAGATAACGGGCTGTCGCAGGCATAAGCTGTTCCCGGAACATTTCGTTTGAGAAAAATCCGCTACGCTGCGTTCCCCAGTCATCATGATAGAGAACACCGTCCACTCTGCCGTAGTATTTGAAAATCCGGTCTGTACTCTCAATCTTATAGTCCGCCATCTTCTGGAAAAACTCCTCCAGAAGCTCCGGCTCCTCATAGAAGGCGATCAGGGACTCGTCAAAGGGGATAAGCTCATGCAGCCTCTCAAAAATACCTTCCACGCACTCGTAAATATGGGGCCTGTCAGGGTCCATGGCTTTTTGGAGCTTCTCACCGTCGGCTTTAAAGTCCACAACAGACAGATCCGGCCAGGGAAGTTCCTCTTTCCAATTGGCAAAGTCAGAGATGGTGCGGGTTCCCGGACGGGTGATCATACCGTTGATCCCCTCCACCATGAACCAGTCCACCCCCCACCAGTCATAACCATCCACCTCCGGCACCGGATGTTCTTCCATGGCGTCCGGCCAAACCGTGTTGGATTCATAGAAATAAGCCGGCATCCAGTAAGGTTTCTCCCCTTTTACACACCGGATATAATTTTCTCTGACACTGATAGGGCGCTCTCCTATAGGCGGTTTGGGCTGCTGGAAAATCCATGGAAAGCTTCCCTCTGCCTGCCAGTGTTTGGAATAATCCCTGTTTGCCGCTGTCTGCATAAATTTCGATACCATACAAAATACCTCCTGTCCTTTTTACCCGGTATAGCGCTGAACATCTGCCGAAGCAGACCGCAGTCGTATTCCGGTCATCTCTGCTGCATTCTTATTTAAATATTATTGTAGTCAATCTCAACAGAAGATGATAGAGTTCTTCATTACAAAAATGCAAAGTTAAAAAACTCCAATTTTGTATGGTGCATACCAACCTATTTTACCCTGCCTGCGCTGTCACGGACAATAAGCTTTGCAGGTACAATGATCTTCAGCCCGATCTCCCTGTCGGAAGCTATGTGTTCACGAAGAATGCGGACTGCCTCCTCGCCCAGAAGTTCCATGTGCAGCCGCACTGTAGTCAGGGATGGGACCAGATAGTTGGCTACCGCTATATCATTATACCCCACAATGCTCATATCCCCTGGGATCCGAAGCCCTTTCTCACTGACTGCCCGGTAGCATCCCACTGCCAGGGAGTCGTTGCTTGCAAATACTGCCGTGGGCCTCTCCTTCTCCTCCAAAAGCTCCCGGCACAGCACATAGCCGTCTTCCGGTGTAAATTCTCCCAGCCTCACGAGAGACTGGGAAAACTCCCCAATCCGCTCCATATATTCTTTATAAGCTACAATTCTGCTGTCATGCACTTCCTCGCCGTCCCTGTCCACCTCAAAGCCGCCGATAAACGCTATCTTTCTATGTCCCAGCCCTGTCAGATAATCCATGACCGCCTCCACAGAGCCGGCCAGATCATTGACCACACAGTCAAACCTGTCCCCTTTTGGCATGGCATCCAGGAACACAGTAGGTTTTCCGAACGCGTCAATCTGCTTAACCATACTCCTGCTGAATGTTCCAAGGCACAAAAGGCCGTCAAGTCCTCCCAGATCCTTCAGTTCTTCCAGGCTCTGGATCTGACGGCGCTCCATATTCTCCGCCTCCAGCTTCCTCTCCACTGCCAGGCGGACGGTAAGGTAATAAATATCCCGCAGTTCCTCCTCCCTGGTATAGGAATAATAAACCCCCACTGCCAGACGGCGCTTCCTGCTCTTTCTCTCTCTTGCCTGATACTGAAGTTCCCTGGCAGTATCAAGTATCTTCATTCGGGTCTCTTCCTGCACGTTCAGCGTATCATCGTAGTTCAAAACCCTGGAGACTGTTGCTGTGGAAAATCCGGTCCGATCTGCGATGTCTTTTATTGTAGCCATCTTAGTTTCCTCTCTGCATGATACATTTTCAACACCTTTTATATGCATCAGCCCTGCCGGTGCATTCATGGTTTATATTGCCATATCGCCGGAAAGCCCGCAATGGATTATTATAACGTTACTTTTCACAGGCCGCTGTCACGGAGCCAACCGTAACATTATCACATATCCTGGTCTTTGGCCGGTGCCGGCGTCTCCTCCGCGGCGGAATTTGCCAGAATAACGGCTGTCAGAATGATGACGCATCCCAGTACCATGCGCAGCGTGATCCTCTCATGGAGTATCACCACGGAAAACAAAGTTCCAAAGACGGATTCCATGGACAGTATAATGGCAGCCTTTGTCTCATCCACGTATTTCTGACACGCAGTCTGGAGCAGGTAGCAGACGGTTGTGCTGATGATGCCAAGATAGAGGACACTCCCCCATCCTTTTGCCGTAATCTGAAAATGCACCTGCCCGGACGCAGCCATGAATACCAGAGATAAAATACCGGCTGTACACATCTGGATAAAATTCAGCACAGAGGCCCTGTATTTCTTCACAAAGATACTGGTCAGAAAAATCTGAAAGGCAAATCCCACTGCGCATATAAGTGTCAGTCCGTCACCAAGACCCAGGGATAAATCTTTGTCCAGTGACAAAAGGCCCACCCCCGCTATGGCCAGCACCGCCCCTGCTATGCCCCTGTATCCTATCTTTTTCCGGCAGATCAAAAAAGCGATAAAGGGGACGAGCACCACATTCGTTGCCGTGAGAAACGCGTTTTTTGACGGAGTCGTATACTGCAGCCCTATGATCTGGAGAGAGAATCCCAGAAAAAGGGCGGCTCCCATAAGTGCTCCTGCGGTCAGTTCCTCCTTTTTTATCCCTTTCAGACTGCGGATGCTGATCCCCCCCATGAGCACTGAGGCCAAAAGGAAACGGATCGCCATGATCTGAAAAGGCAGCAAGCTGTCAAGCGCCATATCACTGGCTACAAATCCCCCTCCCCAGATAACGGTAACTACCACCAGCCCTGCAATTGCCGTATATTTTTTCATAGATCACCTCATCCTTCCAGGGGCTTCAGACAAATATCAGGCCCAATCCCGCATAAAAATTCTGCAAGTACATCAATACAGCCCTGCACGTCCTCCATACTGCACACCTC includes the following:
- a CDS encoding uroporphyrinogen decarboxylase family protein, encoding MVSKFMQTAANRDYSKHWQAEGSFPWIFQQPKPPIGERPISVRENYIRCVKGEKPYWMPAYFYESNTVWPDAMEEHPVPEVDGYDWWGVDWFMVEGINGMITRPGTRTISDFANWKEELPWPDLSVVDFKADGEKLQKAMDPDRPHIYECVEGIFERLHELIPFDESLIAFYEEPELLEEFFQKMADYKIESTDRIFKYYGRVDGVLYHDDWGTQRSGFFSNEMFREQLMPATARYLKFVKDQGRFIELHSCGRNMQYVPEMLEMGIDMWTPQANANDPDFLHNTYGKQMTFCFPINIGADWEEKQIRAAVRDYVDHFGENGRMMAWIMTESPDPVKEEIARDELYHYSLAYYNRLYHR
- a CDS encoding LacI family DNA-binding transcriptional regulator, translated to MATIKDIADRTGFSTATVSRVLNYDDTLNVQEETRMKILDTARELQYQARERKSRKRRLAVGVYYSYTREEELRDIYYLTVRLAVERKLEAENMERRQIQSLEELKDLGGLDGLLCLGTFSRSMVKQIDAFGKPTVFLDAMPKGDRFDCVVNDLAGSVEAVMDYLTGLGHRKIAFIGGFEVDRDGEEVHDSRIVAYKEYMERIGEFSQSLVRLGEFTPEDGYVLCRELLEEKERPTAVFASNDSLAVGCYRAVSEKGLRIPGDMSIVGYNDIAVANYLVPSLTTVRLHMELLGEEAVRILREHIASDREIGLKIIVPAKLIVRDSAGRVK
- a CDS encoding DMT family transporter, which encodes MKKYTAIAGLVVVTVIWGGGFVASDMALDSLLPFQIMAIRFLLASVLMGGISIRSLKGIKKEELTAGALMGAALFLGFSLQIIGLQYTTPSKNAFLTATNVVLVPFIAFLICRKKIGYRGIAGAVLAIAGVGLLSLDKDLSLGLGDGLTLICAVGFAFQIFLTSIFVKKYRASVLNFIQMCTAGILSLVFMAASGQVHFQITAKGWGSVLYLGIISTTVCYLLQTACQKYVDETKAAIILSMESVFGTLFSVVILHERITLRMVLGCVIILTAVILANSAAEETPAPAKDQDM